One region of Mucilaginibacter gotjawali genomic DNA includes:
- a CDS encoding nucleoside recognition domain-containing protein gives MALNYIWIAFFLIAFVIALIRLVFFGDTEIFAHLVSGMFNSSKSSVMDIALPLVGNMALWLGIMNIGEKAGAINFLSRLVGPFFSKLFPEIPKNHPATGQVLMSFSANMMGLDNAATPLGLKAIDGLQELNPDKETASNAQIMYLVLLTSGLQIIPVTIIAQRAILNAHDPTDVLIPCMIATYVSAVAGMLLVGIKQKLKLFDPVIVGWLGGITLFLATMVWFFTTHLSKEQISLFSKVASNLLLFLVPVVFIIGGLAKKVNIFEAFIDGAKRGFETSVKVIPYLVAMLVGIAVFRACGALDYMNDGLRWVCNELGLDTRFVDAMPVAYLKPLSGSGSKGMMIDVMKTFKPDSFAGRLGCVFNGSSDTTFYIVALYFGSVGIKKSRYAIPAGLFADFAGIIAAIFVAYLFFG, from the coding sequence ATGGCGCTTAATTATATCTGGATTGCATTTTTTTTGATCGCATTTGTAATAGCATTGATCAGGCTGGTGTTTTTTGGCGATACAGAAATTTTTGCACACCTGGTTTCGGGGATGTTCAACTCATCCAAATCATCTGTAATGGATATAGCCTTGCCCCTGGTGGGCAATATGGCGCTCTGGCTGGGTATCATGAACATTGGTGAGAAAGCAGGCGCTATTAATTTTCTGTCGCGCCTGGTTGGACCGTTTTTTAGTAAACTATTTCCTGAGATTCCAAAAAACCACCCGGCCACCGGCCAGGTTTTAATGAGTTTTTCGGCAAATATGATGGGGCTTGACAATGCAGCCACCCCGCTCGGTCTAAAAGCAATAGATGGCTTGCAGGAGCTGAACCCGGATAAAGAAACCGCATCCAATGCCCAGATCATGTACCTGGTTTTGCTCACATCCGGGTTACAAATTATACCCGTTACCATCATCGCACAACGCGCCATTCTTAATGCACATGATCCTACAGATGTTCTTATACCTTGCATGATTGCCACCTATGTGTCGGCCGTAGCAGGTATGCTATTGGTCGGCATCAAACAAAAACTAAAATTATTTGATCCGGTGATTGTAGGATGGCTTGGTGGCATAACACTTTTCCTTGCCACGATGGTTTGGTTTTTTACCACGCATTTATCAAAGGAACAAATTAGTCTATTTTCAAAAGTGGCTAGTAACCTGCTTTTATTTTTGGTGCCTGTAGTGTTTATTATAGGCGGACTTGCAAAAAAGGTAAATATTTTTGAGGCCTTTATTGATGGTGCTAAACGAGGCTTTGAAACTTCTGTTAAGGTTATCCCCTACCTGGTTGCCATGCTGGTGGGTATCGCTGTGTTTCGGGCATGTGGCGCGCTGGACTATATGAATGACGGACTAAGATGGGTTTGCAATGAACTAGGACTGGACACCCGTTTTGTTGACGCAATGCCGGTTGCTTATTTGAAACCGCTTAGCGGCTCAGGGTCAAAAGGGATGATGATAGATGTGATGAAAACATTTAAGCCGGATAGTTTTGCCGGGCGTCTGGGCTGCGTATTTAACGGGTCTTCGGACACTACCTTTTATATCGTCGCGCTATATTTTGGCTCAGTTGGCATCAAAAAGTCAAGGTATGCCATCCCCGCAGGCTTATTTGCCGATTTTGCAGGAATCATCGCCGCAATTTTTGTTGCCTATTTATTTTTTGGTTAA
- a CDS encoding DinB family protein, with amino-acid sequence MKEITAQLNKAIEHFLTSDIQNVNWEIRPGPGKWSAKEVVGHLIDSAQVNLQRFVRCTYQENFKLVYDQVEWVRAQHYQECQLDELLSLWRLLNRQIIRVLENYPADRLQARCDNSKTEQCLHTVEWLAQDYVDHLKHHLDQIINRK; translated from the coding sequence ATGAAAGAGATTACCGCGCAATTAAACAAAGCAATTGAACATTTTTTAACATCAGATATTCAAAATGTTAATTGGGAAATCAGGCCCGGGCCGGGAAAATGGTCGGCGAAGGAGGTTGTCGGTCACTTGATCGATAGTGCCCAGGTTAATCTGCAACGCTTTGTGCGTTGTACTTACCAGGAGAACTTTAAACTGGTATATGACCAGGTAGAGTGGGTGCGGGCACAACATTACCAGGAATGCCAACTTGACGAACTATTGAGCTTATGGCGGCTTTTGAACAGGCAGATTATCCGTGTTTTAGAAAATTATCCTGCTGACAGGCTACAGGCACGATGTGATAACAGCAAAACGGAGCAATGCTTGCATACTGTTGAATGGCTGGCACAGGATTATGTTGACCATCTGAAACATCATTTAGATCAGATCATAAATCGAAAATAA
- a CDS encoding DinB family protein, with amino-acid sequence MNFLTETWQIHNNINLYLLESINEENLKDLAASKGRPVGEQFAHMHGVRMMWLKVADPALLEGLEKIDKQNITKTHLAENLQQSGKAIEQLFEKTLPGGKIKGFKPLATGFLGYLISHESHHRGQIMLALKQSGHMVPQKIQYGIWEWGVR; translated from the coding sequence ATGAATTTTTTAACTGAAACCTGGCAAATTCACAATAATATTAACCTGTACCTGCTTGAAAGTATCAATGAAGAAAATTTAAAAGACCTCGCCGCATCAAAGGGCAGACCGGTAGGGGAGCAGTTTGCACATATGCATGGCGTAAGGATGATGTGGCTTAAGGTAGCCGATCCGGCTTTGCTGGAAGGCCTGGAAAAGATTGATAAACAAAACATCACTAAAACACATTTAGCCGAAAACCTGCAGCAGAGCGGTAAGGCCATTGAGCAATTATTTGAAAAAACATTACCAGGTGGCAAAATAAAAGGATTTAAGCCACTTGCAACCGGGTTTTTAGGCTACCTGATCTCGCATGAATCGCACCATCGCGGGCAAATTATGCTTGCTTTAAAGCAGTCAGGCCATATGGTGCCGCAAAAAATTCAATATGGTATTTGGGAATGGGGGGTAAGGTGA
- a CDS encoding DUF3052 family protein, with protein MGGKVMVEVAGYSGTPLAKKLGLKAGFHIKLVNAPEYYFSLFTDLPADIHIQDDDLSSLVFIHLFTNIEEEYFNKLPDLKKQLKHDGMIWASWPKKSSKIVTGITEDKIRNYAIKIGLVDIKVCAIDETWSGLKLVIPVKDRIKK; from the coding sequence ATGGGGGGTAAGGTGATGGTTGAAGTAGCTGGTTATTCGGGAACTCCGCTCGCAAAAAAGCTGGGGTTGAAAGCGGGATTTCATATCAAACTAGTTAACGCGCCCGAATATTATTTCAGCCTTTTTACTGATTTACCAGCTGACATTCATATTCAGGATGATGATCTTTCAAGCCTGGTTTTTATCCACCTTTTTACAAATATTGAAGAGGAGTATTTTAATAAATTGCCCGACCTGAAAAAACAACTGAAGCATGACGGAATGATATGGGCATCATGGCCCAAAAAATCGTCAAAAATAGTTACCGGTATTACTGAAGACAAGATCAGGAACTACGCCATAAAAATTGGCCTGGTTGATATTAAAGTTTGTGCGATTGACGAAACCTGGTCGGGCCTAAAACTGGTAATCCCGGTAAAAGACAGGATTAAAAAGTGA
- a CDS encoding OsmC family protein → MPKIELARVSGDFGFVATDENGHSIQMDSSPESGGQDFGVRPMQVLLMGLAGCSAIDVIAILKKQRQEVKDYKMVVNGEREKGKEPSLWQNIDVEFHLYGDIDEDKAAKAVELSMGKYCSVSATLEKAGANIKWKVFVHAAENEGVDFI, encoded by the coding sequence ATGCCTAAAATAGAACTTGCCCGGGTTAGCGGAGATTTCGGCTTTGTAGCTACAGACGAAAATGGACATAGTATACAAATGGATAGCAGCCCTGAAAGCGGCGGGCAGGATTTTGGCGTACGCCCCATGCAGGTGTTGCTGATGGGCCTTGCAGGATGTTCGGCCATTGACGTGATTGCTATTTTGAAAAAACAACGCCAGGAAGTGAAAGATTATAAAATGGTGGTTAACGGCGAACGGGAAAAAGGAAAAGAACCTTCGTTGTGGCAAAACATTGATGTTGAGTTTCATTTGTATGGTGATATAGATGAGGATAAGGCAGCAAAAGCCGTTGAGTTATCCATGGGGAAATATTGTTCTGTTTCAGCTACGCTTGAAAAAGCCGGCGCAAACATCAAATGGAAAGTTTTTGTTCATGCTGCAGAAAATGAAGGGGTAGATTTCATTTAA
- a CDS encoding putative toxin-antitoxin system toxin component, PIN family, with protein sequence MQRIVIDTNCISDDLMAEYYEVLSRPKFAKFHDFFSRAEALLVDIENKATKFVPAIKLDLISDADDNMILELADECSANFIITGNTNDFTFPTYEQTKIVTPKEFWDAYQAD encoded by the coding sequence ATGCAAAGAATCGTAATTGACACAAACTGTATCTCGGACGATCTGATGGCTGAATATTATGAGGTTTTATCGCGACCAAAATTTGCAAAATTTCATGACTTTTTCTCCCGGGCCGAAGCTTTGCTTGTCGACATAGAAAACAAAGCAACAAAATTTGTACCTGCTATAAAACTTGACCTTATTTCTGATGCAGACGATAATATGATTTTGGAACTTGCAGACGAATGTTCGGCCAACTTTATTATTACAGGCAACACTAACGATTTCACCTTTCCAACTTACGAGCAAACAAAAATTGTGACACCAAAGGAATTTTGGGATGCGTATCAGGCAGACTAA
- a CDS encoding SDR family NAD(P)-dependent oxidoreductase: MDLKIKNKIALVTGSTAGIGFAIAKALANEGAHVVVNGRTADRVNHAVEQLRNDTGNENIKGIIADFADKAQVQNLIDQLPEVDILVNNVGIFEPKQFTDIPDEDWFKFFDVNVMSGIRLSRAYFDKMLQKNWGRILFISSESAIQIPEEMIHYGMTKTAQISVARGLAELTKGTRVTVNTVLPGPTFSEGAGTFLKDMAKANNKTVKEIEADFFKHTRPTSILQRFIEPDEIASLVAYLASDLSIATNGAAVRADGGVVKSAF; this comes from the coding sequence ATGGATCTTAAAATAAAAAATAAAATAGCATTAGTTACAGGTTCAACAGCCGGTATCGGATTTGCCATTGCAAAAGCTTTGGCAAATGAAGGCGCGCACGTTGTTGTTAATGGTAGAACTGCTGACAGAGTTAACCACGCCGTTGAACAATTAAGAAATGATACCGGCAATGAAAATATAAAAGGAATTATTGCCGATTTTGCCGACAAAGCCCAGGTGCAAAATTTAATAGATCAATTACCGGAAGTTGATATCCTGGTAAACAATGTGGGTATTTTTGAACCTAAACAATTTACAGACATCCCGGACGAAGACTGGTTTAAGTTTTTCGACGTAAATGTAATGAGCGGCATCCGGCTGTCAAGGGCGTACTTTGATAAAATGCTGCAAAAAAACTGGGGCCGCATTTTGTTTATTTCGAGTGAATCGGCCATCCAGATCCCTGAAGAAATGATTCACTATGGGATGACTAAAACCGCACAAATCTCAGTTGCGCGCGGACTGGCTGAGTTAACAAAAGGCACAAGGGTAACTGTGAACACTGTATTACCGGGCCCCACGTTTTCTGAAGGTGCCGGCACTTTTTTAAAGGATATGGCCAAAGCGAATAATAAAACTGTAAAGGAAATTGAAGCTGATTTTTTTAAGCATACACGCCCGACATCTATTTTACAACGATTTATTGAGCCCGATGAAATTGCAAGTTTGGTGGCTTACCTGGCCAGCGACTTGTCTATAGCTACCAACGGTGCAGCCGTACGCGCAGACGGCGGTGTCGTTAAAAGCGCATTTTAG
- a CDS encoding DUF4442 domain-containing protein translates to MLVSEGVLKWTLRFYPPLFFQRIWITRFYKGFRGVEVKIGRSILNKNYHKSIFGGTIYAAADPFHPLLFNNIMSLKGYNVRAWTRSSAIRYHKPAHSNLHFKITISDREIAVCEHELKLNGRFRKSYLTEIFDKDNKLCASVINEIYMRDLNHPGNKGAADQT, encoded by the coding sequence ATGTTAGTTTCCGAAGGTGTATTAAAATGGACCTTGCGCTTCTACCCTCCCCTGTTTTTTCAACGTATTTGGATAACCAGGTTTTATAAAGGGTTTAGGGGTGTTGAGGTAAAAATTGGGAGGAGTATTTTAAACAAAAACTATCACAAATCTATTTTTGGCGGGACCATATACGCTGCGGCTGACCCATTCCATCCTTTGCTGTTTAACAATATCATGTCGCTGAAAGGGTATAATGTGCGGGCCTGGACAAGGTCGTCCGCAATCCGGTATCATAAACCGGCGCACTCAAATCTTCATTTTAAAATTACGATAAGCGACAGGGAAATAGCTGTTTGTGAACATGAACTAAAGCTGAATGGCAGGTTCAGGAAGTCATATCTTACAGAAATTTTTGATAAAGACAATAAACTGTGCGCATCGGTGATCAATGAAATTTACATGAGGGATCTGAATCATCCCGGGAATAAAGGAGCCGCAGATCAAACCTGA
- a CDS encoding GNAT family N-acetyltransferase yields MYVFMNADTFLKKGYLISTDKSLLDFNSIYQYLSEESYWAKGLPAERLAMAIENSMCFGIFKENRQAGFARVVTDKATFAYICDVFVLPGYRGIGLSKWLIQSITEHPELQGLRRWSLATADAHGLYSQFGFTQLSRPENWMEKFKPYQVINKEEQ; encoded by the coding sequence ATGTACGTTTTTATGAATGCCGATACTTTCTTAAAAAAAGGATATCTGATTTCGACAGATAAAAGTTTACTTGATTTTAATAGCATTTACCAATACCTGAGCGAAGAGTCATACTGGGCAAAAGGCCTGCCTGCAGAAAGGCTTGCGATGGCCATAGAAAACTCGATGTGCTTTGGCATTTTTAAAGAAAACCGGCAGGCGGGATTCGCCAGGGTAGTTACCGATAAGGCTACGTTTGCGTACATTTGCGATGTTTTTGTACTTCCCGGTTACCGGGGAATTGGACTGTCAAAGTGGTTGATTCAAAGTATTACAGAGCATCCGGAATTACAGGGGTTAAGGCGCTGGTCGCTCGCCACAGCTGATGCACACGGCTTGTACAGCCAGTTTGGATTTACACAGCTAAGCCGCCCTGAAAACTGGATGGAAAAATTTAAACCCTACCAGGTGATAAACAAAGAGGAACAATAA
- a CDS encoding AlbA family DNA-binding domain-containing protein — protein sequence MNVKKLIFEGEGVSLDFKKTITSCEKIARTMVSFANNRGGRLLIGVADDGTIKGVKSEDEERYMITRAAHLFARPAIEPVFEEVYIDDKIVLVVDIPETNFKPYAALAEDGKWWVYVRVKDKSILASKIVVDVLKRKSGTEGVLIAYSSNEKTLLEYLEKTARITVAECCDLLKVGRRKAQRILVDLILSGIIRINTTEKEEFYTAV from the coding sequence ATGAATGTTAAAAAGCTGATCTTTGAAGGCGAAGGTGTTTCTCTCGACTTTAAGAAAACGATTACCAGTTGCGAAAAAATCGCCCGGACGATGGTTTCCTTTGCGAATAACAGAGGCGGCAGGCTTTTAATAGGCGTGGCCGATGATGGCACGATAAAAGGTGTAAAATCAGAGGATGAAGAACGTTATATGATCACCAGGGCCGCTCATTTATTCGCAAGGCCCGCCATTGAGCCTGTATTTGAAGAAGTTTATATTGATGATAAAATTGTGCTGGTAGTTGATATTCCGGAAACCAATTTTAAACCTTATGCTGCTTTGGCCGAAGACGGTAAATGGTGGGTGTACGTAAGGGTAAAGGATAAAAGCATACTTGCCAGTAAAATAGTAGTGGATGTACTAAAACGCAAGTCAGGAACCGAAGGCGTATTGATAGCGTATTCTTCGAACGAAAAGACATTATTGGAATACCTTGAAAAGACCGCACGGATTACCGTAGCAGAATGCTGCGACCTGTTAAAAGTCGGCCGGCGTAAGGCACAGCGCATACTGGTGGATCTGATCCTGTCAGGCATCATCAGGATCAATACTACTGAAAAAGAAGAGTTTTATACTGCCGTATAA